The following are from one region of the Haloactinomyces albus genome:
- a CDS encoding DUF1003 domain-containing protein: MPELLPRRRLDQPRQPRRFSLDLDPELFGRLSERIARFLGTGKFLFWQTLLVVTWISLNLLAVSLAWDPYPFILLNLAFSTQAAYAAPLILLAQNRQDDRDRVSLEEDRARAEQTKADTEYLARELAALRLAIGEVATRDYLRGELDRLRDELPGTESTSARRRRSGPKPDAWNPSEERS; the protein is encoded by the coding sequence ATGCCTGAGCTGCTGCCCCGACGGCGGCTCGACCAGCCGCGCCAACCCCGCCGCTTCTCGCTCGATCTCGATCCGGAACTGTTCGGCAGGCTCTCCGAACGGATCGCCCGGTTCTTGGGGACCGGCAAGTTCCTGTTCTGGCAGACCCTGCTCGTGGTGACCTGGATCAGCCTGAATCTCCTCGCCGTCTCCCTGGCCTGGGATCCTTACCCGTTCATCCTGCTCAACCTCGCGTTTTCCACCCAGGCGGCCTACGCCGCGCCGCTGATCCTGCTCGCCCAGAACCGCCAGGACGACCGGGACCGGGTGTCTTTGGAGGAAGACCGGGCACGGGCGGAACAGACCAAGGCCGACACCGAGTACCTGGCCCGTGAGCTCGCCGCGCTGCGCCTGGCCATCGGCGAGGTCGCCACTCGGGACTACCTGCGCGGCGAACTCGATCGGCTGCGCGACGAGTTGCCCGGCACGGAGAGCACGAGCGCCCGACGACGCCGGAGCGGTCCGAAGCCGGATGCGTGGAACCCGAGCGAGGAGCGGAGCTGA
- a CDS encoding magnesium transporter MgtE N-terminal domain-containing protein, translating into MAGTNRVYAAQMAGLAVFGPDGESIGKVRDVVAGLRPDRRPPRVLGLVMEMATRRRIFVPMLRVTRIEAGAVMLATGTLNMRQFHQRPNEVLVLGQLLDARVTVAASGSPAMLVDAAMEQTRTRDWQLGKLAVRERTGRLGRRGPVQVLAWDQITGLAVAELTDQPQGVHQLLTVFDTMRAVDVASALHELPTKRRYEVAEALDVERLADVVEELPEEDQKNLVEHLGEDRATELLEAMDPDDAADLLAELSERDKERLLELMAPEESAPVKRLLKYSSDTAGGLMTPEPVIAEPDATIAEALAMVRNAELPVGLASMVFVCRPPSETPTGRYLGCVHIQRLLREPPSNLVGGALDTDLASLPPAAPLTEVTRYFAAYNLVCGPVLDDQEHLIGAVTVDDVLDHLLPENWRRSGLPDSDESAAAVQEAGAGNA; encoded by the coding sequence GTGGCGGGCACGAACAGAGTCTATGCCGCGCAGATGGCCGGACTGGCCGTGTTCGGACCGGACGGCGAATCGATCGGCAAGGTGCGGGATGTGGTGGCCGGGCTGCGCCCGGATCGCCGACCCCCGCGCGTGCTCGGTCTGGTGATGGAGATGGCCACCCGCAGGCGCATCTTCGTGCCGATGCTGCGGGTCACCCGGATCGAGGCGGGTGCGGTGATGCTGGCGACCGGCACGCTGAACATGCGGCAGTTCCACCAGCGCCCCAACGAGGTTCTCGTGCTCGGCCAGCTCCTGGATGCCCGGGTCACCGTGGCTGCTTCCGGGTCCCCGGCGATGCTGGTCGATGCGGCGATGGAGCAAACCCGCACCCGCGACTGGCAGCTCGGCAAGCTCGCCGTCCGGGAGCGCACCGGTCGACTCGGGCGCCGTGGGCCGGTGCAGGTACTGGCCTGGGACCAGATCACGGGTCTGGCCGTCGCCGAACTGACCGACCAACCTCAGGGCGTGCACCAACTACTCACGGTGTTCGACACGATGCGCGCCGTCGATGTGGCCAGCGCGCTGCACGAACTGCCCACCAAGCGGCGTTACGAGGTCGCCGAAGCACTCGATGTCGAACGGCTGGCCGACGTCGTCGAGGAGTTGCCGGAGGAGGACCAGAAAAACCTGGTCGAGCACCTGGGCGAGGACCGTGCCACCGAGCTGCTGGAGGCCATGGACCCGGACGACGCTGCCGACCTGCTGGCCGAATTGTCCGAGAGGGACAAGGAACGGCTGCTGGAACTGATGGCACCGGAGGAGTCCGCGCCGGTCAAGCGGCTGCTGAAGTACTCCTCCGATACCGCGGGCGGACTGATGACACCCGAACCGGTGATCGCCGAGCCGGACGCCACCATCGCCGAGGCACTCGCGATGGTGCGCAACGCCGAGCTGCCGGTGGGCCTGGCGAGCATGGTCTTCGTGTGCAGGCCCCCGTCGGAAACACCCACCGGTCGGTATCTCGGTTGCGTGCACATCCAACGGCTGCTGCGCGAGCCACCGTCCAACCTCGTGGGGGGTGCCCTGGACACCGACCTGGCGAGCCTGCCCCCGGCAGCACCGCTGACCGAGGTCACCCGGTACTTCGCCGCCTACAATCTGGTGTGCGGACCGGTCCTCGACGATCAGGAGCATCTGATCGGAGCCGTCACCGTCGACGACGTGCTCGACCACCTGCTGCCGGAGAACTGGCGGCGCAGCGGGTTGCCCGACAGCGACGAGTCGGCCGCCGCCGTGCAGGAAGCGGGTGCCGGCAATGCCTGA
- a CDS encoding HpcH/HpaI aldolase/citrate lyase family protein — protein MVDRHRPRRTCLAVPGSGPKMIDKARGLDVDQFFLDLEDAVAPLAKASARETVVAALNEGGWDGKTRTVRVNGLSTEWTYRDVIEVVEGAGSALDTIMLPKVGSPDQVRWLDLTLTQLEKAIGLDAGAIGIEVQIEDARGLVDVDAIAAASPRVETLIFGPADFMASINMRSLVVGEQPPGYDVGDAYHYILMRLLMAARAHDLQVLDGPYLQIKDIDGLRQVAGRSAALGFDGKWVLHPGQVDAVNEIFSPRQQDYDHAENILDAYEWHTSEAGGKRGAAMLGDEMIDEASRKMALVIAGKGRAAGMRRTEPWTPPRD, from the coding sequence GTGGTCGACCGTCATCGCCCCCGCCGCACGTGTCTGGCGGTTCCCGGATCCGGTCCGAAGATGATCGACAAGGCACGCGGTCTGGACGTCGACCAGTTCTTCCTGGACTTGGAGGACGCGGTCGCGCCACTGGCCAAGGCATCGGCCAGGGAGACCGTCGTCGCCGCGCTCAACGAGGGTGGCTGGGACGGCAAAACCCGCACCGTTCGGGTCAATGGCCTGAGCACCGAATGGACCTACCGGGATGTGATCGAGGTCGTGGAGGGAGCGGGATCGGCGCTGGACACGATCATGCTTCCCAAGGTCGGCAGTCCCGATCAGGTGCGTTGGTTGGACCTGACGCTGACCCAGCTCGAGAAGGCGATCGGGCTCGACGCCGGGGCGATCGGTATCGAGGTACAGATCGAGGACGCGCGAGGCCTGGTCGACGTCGACGCGATCGCGGCGGCCTCACCGAGGGTGGAAACGCTCATTTTCGGCCCTGCCGACTTCATGGCCTCGATCAACATGCGCTCGCTGGTGGTGGGGGAGCAACCACCCGGCTACGACGTCGGAGACGCCTACCACTACATCCTGATGCGCCTGCTCATGGCCGCGCGTGCCCATGACCTGCAGGTCCTCGACGGTCCATACCTGCAGATCAAGGACATCGACGGGCTCAGGCAGGTCGCCGGTCGTTCGGCCGCGCTGGGATTCGACGGGAAGTGGGTGCTGCACCCCGGTCAGGTCGATGCGGTCAACGAGATTTTCTCCCCGCGCCAGCAGGACTACGACCACGCCGAGAACATTCTCGACGCCTACGAGTGGCACACCTCGGAGGCGGGAGGCAAGCGCGGCGCGGCGATGCTCGGCGACGAGATGATCGACGAGGCCTCGCGCAAGATGGCGCTGGTGATCGCGGGAAAGGGACGTGCCGCCGGAATGCGGCGGACCGAGCCTTGGACCCCGCCCCGGGACTGA
- a CDS encoding HAD family hydrolase: MVADGNRAVVLGWNGTLIDGPGDRRARLVPGTSEMLTGARAAAIPVIVVTSVELAVVARDARRLGIGGLLSMVIADVEEPVAELAAVNHDFPRLACVSGVDSEIVAARRAGVVAFGYSGGLHSGSHLRAAGAEAVVARFDRGLALRVTANRLFAVQGHA; this comes from the coding sequence ATGGTTGCCGATGGGAATCGTGCGGTCGTGCTCGGCTGGAACGGCACGCTCATCGACGGCCCCGGGGATCGGCGCGCACGGCTGGTGCCCGGAACTTCCGAGATGCTCACCGGGGCGCGCGCAGCGGCGATTCCGGTGATCGTGGTGACGTCGGTCGAGTTGGCCGTGGTCGCACGCGACGCACGTCGTCTGGGTATCGGCGGGTTGTTGTCGATGGTGATCGCCGACGTCGAGGAACCGGTTGCGGAATTGGCCGCCGTGAATCACGACTTTCCGCGCCTGGCCTGCGTGAGCGGTGTTGATTCCGAAATCGTCGCGGCTCGCCGGGCCGGTGTCGTCGCTTTCGGCTATTCCGGTGGGCTCCACTCGGGGTCGCACCTGCGGGCAGCGGGGGCCGAGGCCGTGGTTGCTCGGTTCGATCGGGGGCTGGCACTACGGGTTACCGCCAACAGGCTGTTCGCCGTGCAGGGGCATGCCTGA